A segment of the Bacillus sp. es.034 genome:
CCTTTGCCCAGTGAGTTTGTTTCTCGACAAGCTCCGGCACTTGACCGGAGGCCGACCCCATTCCCCGTTCAGCCATTCCGTGTGGACATCCGAAATTCAGTTCCAATCCATCAACGCCTACATCCTCCACTTTTTTGACGATTTCATGCCACTTTTCCTGCTTCGGCTCCACCATTAGGGAAGCAATGATGGCGTGATTCGGGAATCTCTTCTTGGTTTCATATATCTCTTTTAAGTTCACTTCCAATGGACGATCCGTAATCAGTTCGATATTGTTGAAACCCGCTACCCTCTGGCCGTTAAAGCTTACGGCTGCAAACCTCGATGAAACATTGATGATAGGTTCACCCAACGTCTTCCAAACCGCACCTCCCCAACCAGCCTCGAAAGCCCTTTGAACCTGATACCCTGAGTTCGTCGGTGGCGCGGATGCTAACCAAAATGGATTGGGTGATTTAATACCCGCTAAATCTATGCTTAAATTCGCCATGGAATTCCCCCCTCTTAAACAGTTTTAATTCATTTTTACTGTCGAACAGATCTCATGTAATTGATATGCTGCCTGCTTCCCTTGCTCTGCTGCCGTAACGACCATCGCTTCCCCGATACCTTTACCGAATACGATGTCCCCACAGGCAAAAATCGAAGGATTCGACGTTTGAAAAGTACCGGGATCAACTTTCACCACTCCTTCAGAGTGCTCCAACCCGAATTGTTCAATGAGTGTAAGATGACGAGTCTGCCCTATGGCTTTAATGACGACGTCAACGGGCAAAATGAATTCTGAACCTTTAACCGGAATGGGGCGCCTTCTTCCATCTGGCCCTTGTTCCCCAAGCTCCATCTTGATACATTCTATCCCTGTAACCTCTCCTTTTTCATTCCCGATGATTCTTTGGGGAGCCGTCAACCAACGGAATTCCACACCGTCCTGCTTTGCAAATTCGTATTCAAAATCATAAGCTGTCATTTCTTCTTTTGTACGCCGGTATAAGATTTTCACATTCTCTGCGCCTAGTCGAATGGAGCATGTGGCTCCATCAATGGCTGTGTTTCCAGCACCGATCACCACTACTTTTTTACCGATGTAGTCGTGATTCAACTTGGCGCTTTTGGTCTTTTTCACAAACTCGATGGCATCATGCACGCCTAACAATTCTTCTCCTTCAATCCGCAAGTCCGGTACACTCGACATTCCTGCAGCCAGGATGACAAAGTCATGTTTCATGAGGATCTCCTCGGCAGAAATATCCTGACCCACTTTTACACTTGTCCGGATCTTTACATTCAGTTTCTTAATCTGTTCCACTTCCCAATAAGAAATGCTCTGAGGAAGGCGGAACGAAACGATACCATAAGTATTTAAGCCCCCCGCTTCTTTTTCAGCCTCATAAATCGTTACATCATATCCAAACCTCGCGAGTTCCCTTGCTGCAGAAAGTCCTGCCGGTCCCGCTCCGATAATTCCGACTTTCTTGCCGTTAGGCTCTCCCGCTTCAAAGAGCACAGTGTCATTATGTCTTGCCCAATCTGTTGCATAGCGTTGAAGATCGCCGATCATAATGGGTTTGGTTGAAGAATTCAGTACGCATGCTCCTTCACATAGCTCCTCTGTCGGACAGACCCTTGAGCAGCTCGCCCCAACGGGATTGGCAGTCATGATTGTCTTAGCGGAACCCTTT
Coding sequences within it:
- a CDS encoding NAD(P)-dependent oxidoreductase yields the protein MSNTLSLLNLEKNFQEAHKGLTGREALEEANRCLYCYDAPCIHACPTSIDIPSFIKKIASGNLKGSAKTIMTANPVGASCSRVCPTEELCEGACVLNSSTKPIMIGDLQRYATDWARHNDTVLFEAGEPNGKKVGIIGAGPAGLSAARELARFGYDVTIYEAEKEAGGLNTYGIVSFRLPQSISYWEVEQIKKLNVKIRTSVKVGQDISAEEILMKHDFVILAAGMSSVPDLRIEGEELLGVHDAIEFVKKTKSAKLNHDYIGKKVVVIGAGNTAIDGATCSIRLGAENVKILYRRTKEEMTAYDFEYEFAKQDGVEFRWLTAPQRIIGNEKGEVTGIECIKMELGEQGPDGRRRPIPVKGSEFILPVDVVIKAIGQTRHLTLIEQFGLEHSEGVVKVDPGTFQTSNPSIFACGDIVFGKGIGEAMVVTAAEQGKQAAYQLHEICSTVKMN